A genomic stretch from Candidatus Auribacterota bacterium includes:
- a CDS encoding type II toxin-antitoxin system HicB family antitoxin, which translates to MTKQLTAIIEREGDGYVALCPEVDVASQGNTVDKARKNLQEALDLFFETASPEEITERLHSEVYITQVEVAIG; encoded by the coding sequence ATGACAAAGCAACTTACCGCTATCATTGAAAGAGAGGGCGACGGCTACGTTGCTCTATGCCCGGAGGTTGACGTGGCAAGCCAGGGAAATACAGTTGACAAAGCACGTAAGAATCTTCAAGAGGCGCTAGATCTATTTTTCGAGACAGCTTCTCCTGAAGAGATTACGGAAAGACTGCATAGCGAAGTCTACATCACTCAAGTTG